GAACCATCTCCACCAGTTACAGGGATGGTATTTATTGTCCACCTATTATCATCGGTGTTATTAGGCCACCTAGCCAAATCCATATACTTTTCATGATGATAAACAGATCTATATCTACTTGTAATAGTCATAGATACATTTGCTTTAAAAACACCATTATTATATGGCTGCCAACCATTTACTTTAGAGGTAGCTCTAATCTCCACATCTTCTCCTGTTGCTGCCTTAAATGTCAAATAATTTGCTGCTGTTCCACTTTTATTAATCAACAATTCATCTTCATAAACGCCCCCTCTTATAATACACACATCACCAGCAGACATAGAGGAAACAGCTTTGTTGAAGGTTTTATAAGGACTATCTATAGTCCCTGAATTATTGTCATTTCCGTTAGTTGCCACATATATGTTTTTGGCAAAAACGTAACCATTTATTGGTAAAATAAAAATGCATAAAATTTGTAGAATTCTAATCATGGTTTTTGTCTTTTAATAATCAATGATTATTATTAATGAAATAAGTTTTTAAAAGAAACTATATTGTAGTAATACAGTATTTACCTCAACATGCCCCTTCAGTCGATTTTATTATATGCTAATAAGACACGTTGGTTTTGGTATTATTTGTATGAGTAATGGTTATATTATCTTTCTTTACTTTTACTTTTTTAACAACCATCAGCTCATCATCAGTAAACTGTTCTCCCGATTTTTTCCATAAAAAGGCAGTTACAAACACTTTATTTTTATCAGATGGTAAATAGGTTTTAGAAACATTAGTTACCATACTTTCTTTTGATTCAGGATGGATATCCGTTGATTTTATAGAATTAATGCTATCCCAACCTAAAACAGGAACTGTTGCCAACTGATATACCCCATTATCAATAATATGTATTTCTTTTTTGTTTCTTTTTTTGACATATGTTTTAATTCCTCCATGAATATCTGGCAAAGCATAATTTCCTAAGCTAAACGCTACTTTTTTATCTGATTGAATTTTATCAACTCTTAAAATACCATTATCCAGAGGTATGTCTGCTAATTGTAATGTTACTCCATCAATATATTCTGAGTTTAATTTTCTATAATAGACACCGTTTTTAAATTTATTAAAACGGTATAAGTGACCTGATTCATATGGTGTTTCTTTTATATTTGTTTTAAAAACATAACTCATAGAAGCAACACCTTTTGCATTATCTGCTTGCCATGGAAATGCAGAATTGTACGAAAGTTTATTATAATTTTCACTTGAACGAAATTCTTGCTTTAAATCTTTTCTAGGAACATAACACCAAGCTCTAATTTCTGAAGCTCCTATGTTTTTATAATTTGTTACCATAATTTTGGAACCTTCATAAAAACGATTGGTGGTAGTAGTATTCTTCAACTCGTTTTCCCAAACACCATTATTTTCTACTTCATTCCAAAATTTACTATCTTCAGGAGAAAGTAAACTTAAAAAAGATTTTGCCATCCAAAACACACTTCCTCTACAACTATATGGTTGTGTTGCAGGATCAAACAAACCATAAAAACCAAGAGTTGGAATTCTATCTTTCATAAATTTTGGATGTTGTAAAAATTGTAATAAAACACCTGAAGCCGTTCTTCTGTATCCGCCCCAATTAGCGTTTTCTATATCCGCCTCGTAAAACCCTAATAAAGGAAATGGACTTACTGAGGCAAACCTATAACTAATACTCCTTCCCCAGGCTATCATTTTACCATCTTCGCTAAACATATATGGATAGTTTTCTGCCATAGGCAAAAAGTTTTCTTTAAACTTATCTGCTATTTCTGGATAATACTTCTTCCCAAAAACTTGTGACCATACAGGCCCATACATTTGAAATGCCCACATACTGTAATAATCATAAGCTGGGTTGTCATTATACCAACCATCTCCACGGTAATGTTCTAAAGACTTATTCAAATAGTCAACTAACAAGGTTTCATTTACTTGATATCCTTGATCTTTAAAGAAACTTAATATAAAAATATTAAAGAATTTCCAGTTAGATGGCACGGTGGGTCCATCTGCATAACTTATCATTTTTTTTGCTAAAATATCTTTTTGTTCTTGGCTTAAAGGATCCCACAACACTTCGGGAATAACAAACATAGACATAGATAAAGCTCCAAATTCAACCAACGTTTGTCCTGGCCACTTTCCTTCTTTGTCTTTTATAAATGATGGGTGATTTGAATCTATTAAATTGATCATATTTTGACGATAGTACTCAGCTATTTTTATACCGTTAATATTCAAGTCTGGATTTTCTTTTAATAACGGTGATGCTACAAATAATGTTCTGCACAACCCCTCTAACTGTTCAACAGGTACTTGTGATTCCCATCGTGGATATGCTACGTTTCCTATTTTTGGAAATTTTAACGGATCGTTATTTGAATGTATATAACTAAAAGCTCCTTCTAACATATACAAAGCAGCATCCTTCCAATGCTTACGAGTCATTCCTGTTTTTGGACTTTTTATATAATCCGGTTCTGATATTTGAAAAATAGGTTGTCCGCCTACCATTTTATAGACTTGAGAACCTGCTGCCAAAAATGCTCCAGCTCCATAAACTTCTGTTTCATTTTTAAAAGACTTATCTGGTCCTGCTCCAATAGGCTGTACATAACCTAACATACCATCCTTATTAATATGGCTTATTAAGCAATTCCATGCTTTTTCTATGTGTGGACGATAAGTTGCATCATCCAACAAACCATTATTAACTCCCCATGCCAAACCAAAAGTAAAAAATGCGGTTCCGCTAGTTTCTGGTGTTTTATAAACATCTTGATTTAATAAACTCATTGCCCAATGACCTTCTTGAGTTTGTATAGCTATAAGCTTTTTAGCCATTTTTAAATAAATACTCTTAAAATATTCATATTCTTTAGACCCAGGTTCATATTCATCCATCAAAAGTGTTAATCCTCCAAACACCCAACCATTACCACGTGACCAGAATATTTTTTTACCATGGTCTCTTTTGCTCATAAAACTATTATCTCTATAAAATAAATGTTCTTCTTTATCAAAAAGATGTTCTTTGGTAGCATCATATTCTTTCAGCATCCAATCAGAATATTTTTTATCGCCAGTTATATTTGATAATTTTGCCCAAATTGGAGGAGCCATAAACAAGGCATCACACCAAGTCCAACGTTCCATATGTTTGTAATTGTCTAAAGTAATAGGTTGTGTACTTGGATTAGCCATAATATAATCAAACCTATCTTTTGTAGATTTTATCATTGTGGTGTCTCCATATTTTCTAAAAAGCTCTAAATACATTTGTCCTATCGTATGGTCGTCTGCCATATACTTTCTCCAATGTAATTCCCATTTTTGTTGTTCTCCTATATTTTTTAACCAATTCCAATATTGGTCATCTTTAGCCATCTTAGCATATTCTACCATTCCTACATACAAAGCTCCATTAGTCCAATCCGCTATGTGGTGAGGTTTTTTTCTGCCACTGTAAGTATCTCTAAAATGCTCAATTTGCCAGTTAGCAACTCGTTGCATTTTATCTCGAACAGAAGTAGGATCTATAGACTGTGCCTCTATAGAAAAGCCCCCTAATCCTAAAGTGATCAGCAGAAAATAAAATTTAAAAATTCTCATAAGTTTTAGTTTATAAATAGTTTATAAACTTAATCAGCAGATATTAAACCTTCTATTAAAATGAAAATTAACTAAGGAACATATGGTTTAAATAGGAGCTCATATGTTTAAAAGCACTGTGTTTCCTAAGTTTATAATTATGCTTTTGTTTTTTAGAGACTATTATGGGTAAACAAAATAAAAAAAGGGATTCTCTGTGAAGAAAATCCCTTTTATAAAAAACTTATTAATCAATTTTGGTTTGTTATTATTTTTTTACAAACCTTTGAATACTTCCGTTATTTGTTTTTAAAATATAAATCCCCGACATAAGAGACGATATATCAAGATTGGTGTTACTATTAAAAGCTAAGACCTCCTTACCTAAAACATCATAAATAGCTATGGATTCAATATTATTATTTCCCGATATAGAAATGGTGTTATTTGCAGGATTTGGATAAACTAAAACCTCACTTAACTCATTGTTTTTAGTTCCTAAAGTAGTAGCAGTTGTTTGTGTTAAATCATCTATATAATAAACACCCTCATTTTTATCAAAATAAAAATCTAAACGTGATACATAACCATCAGCTTCTGTTGAATAATCAAATATTGCTTCGAACCATGTGTTTAGAGTGACTCCATTAAATGTTTGGGTAACAGGAGTAAGAACACCTCCAATACGTGGACTTAATGTCATTGAAAAATCAGTTTTATTGGTAGATAAAATTTTAATTTTTAAATATTTCCCATTGGTTGCATCCATGATAAAACCACCTGTTCCAAATTCTATAACTGGATATGCCCAACTCTTAGCTTCTGCTTCTTCTAAATCTTTGATACAATTATCACTTGTATTGATTCCTGACTTCTCAGGATTTACTTCCCAAGAACCTATCATTTTTGGAGTTGCAGCAGGGCCATTATTTCCTATAAGATAATCATTAGTCGTTGGGGTTGATTCAAAATTTTGTACATACTGTGCCTGTGTCATCATAGTTGTAGCCATTACAGCTGATAAAATAATTTTTTTCATTATAATTTAGTTTTAGTTAATAGCACAAATATATTTTTAGTCACAATGGTCAGACACTCCAAACGTCCAGTTTTCAAGAACATATGATTTTTGCTCCACTTAAAACAACCAATTCACACCATCTATGTAAAAAAAAATGAGCTCGAAAAATATCGAGCTCATTTCTATTATATAATCATAATGTACTTTACTAAAAAAGCAACGATCACTATGGCCTATTATCTACTTCAATAATACGTAAATCATCTATGTATATGGTTCCTTGTCCATTATGTCTAAAATAGATATTGTAATCATCAAAAGTTGTAGGAGAAGCGAATTTTGCTCCTGGTCTTATAGTTACCCAAGTATCAGATGGGGCATTTTTAATATCATTATGCCAAAACTGTGTTACAGTAGTATTTCCTTCTTTATTTATCCATGGTGCTATAAAATTTATAGAAGCTCCAGAAACCTTATAAACTTTATATTCATATTGTACACTTACTCCTGCTTTTAATTCAAAAGTATCTATATAATTTATAAATGCCGACCAGTTTCCAGAAGCACTTGCATCTATTTTTAAACTTTTAACACCACTCACAGCTTGTTCAGTTGATATACCAATAGTAGTCGTAGGTAAATTAACTCCATCTCCTTCTGTTTTAGCTATAAAATTATCACCTCCATTTTCAAAATCAAATTTAATAGCTTCATGTTGAAACATAGAAACAGAAATACTTGTAAAAGCATTTGGCACCCTTGTATCTGTTGAAACCATACTACCATTACCATCATAGCTAACAGTAATATTATCATCTCTATATATTTGATCTACCATTTTGATATCTAAAATAGTAGCATCATCTGGGTTGATAGATACAGTGGCTATGTCAGAAGGAGTTCCATTTACAGTTACAGTAAAATGTGCTTCCTGATTTGTAAAAGGTGTAAATTCACCATTAAAAGGCACTTGAATTGTCTGATCTTCACGTTCCATTACTTCATCTGGAATTACAACAAAAGGCTTACTTGATGGAATTACTTTAAAAGGTGCTGGTATTTTATAAAATTTAAAATTACCTGGAATATTTTGACCTCTTCTGCTAATACTAAATGTACCGTTAAAAACGCCTAGTTTTTTTAAAGTTAGTACTGCATCTTGTTGATTACTTTTTTCACTACCAACAGTCCATTCCCAAGTATCAGCTCTACCAACAGTAGACTCATCAAAAAACGATAAAAAGTCACCTGCTTCTACATAAATAGTATCATTAGGATTTGTATGATCAAGAACAACTCCGTTTTGTTCAATTTTTATTTGTGGTATAATATCAGCATATACATCTACTACAAATGTAGTATCTATCACCCATTTGTCTTCGACTTCTTTAGCATCAATAAAAACTTTTTCATCTCCTTTGATACCTCTAAATGTTACTTTTTCATTAAATGTATTATAAAGCCTTACCGACTGTAGACCTGCTTTTCTAAACCAAACGCTAATTGTTTTTTCGGTAGTTGATCCTTTTCCTATAATTTTATCTTTAAAAATAGAATCATTTCTTTGAATTGGCATTTTTAAATAATAGTTACCATCGCCAATAGTCCATTCATGACTAACAACCCCCTGAGACAAATCAGAAAAAGTTATATAGTCATCTATAGAAACTGCTAAATTACCCTCTGTATCACTAAAGTACCACCCTACATCTGAAAATGAATTCAGTGGTTCATACTCATCTTCTTTTTGGCAACTTATGATAAAAGTTGCTGCAGTAAAAAATAATATTATATATTTTTTCATAATCTATATGTTTTATCTTAAAATTTCTTGTTAAGTTTTAATGACAAATAAAAATTAGGGAGTGTCATAAAGTCTTGGATTAGCTGTTATTTCACTACTTGGTATAGGCCAATAAGAATGATTGTTTTCATTATAATTATTTGCAGCCTCTGCATGTTCATTATCCCATTTAGTAAAAGGAGTTCCGTTTGTTCCATCATACTCCATAATTAAGGCATCGAACTTAGTTCCACTCTCTCCAAATTCTTTTCCTGTTTCGGGGATTTTTTCATACTTATAATTCTCTGAAACATATCTTTTTATAGATATTTCTTCAAAACGCTGTTTAATAATTCCCCAACGTCTTAAATCTAAAAAACGAATAGCATTTCCTTCGGCAGAAAGCTCTAAAGGTCTTTCAACATACATTAAATGCTCCATTAATTCACTAGCAGTATACACTTTGTTATCATGATCATTTAAAGGGTATTCACTTGAACTAGTAGTTCCTAATAATTGAACGGCAGAACGTCTTCTTACCCTATTTATGTACTTTAAAGCTTCTGTAACTCCACTTCCATCTGTTCCTCCTTTTATTAAACACTCAGCATACATTAAATATATATCTGCCAAACGAATCACACGAATATTAACTCCTGAACGAGGTGTGGTTGATGAAATATTTCTTTCACTATCAGTGATATCCCAATTGGTATATTTTCTCCAATATGAATGCTCTCCATTGTTATATTGAGCTCCTTGAGCAGAACTTAATTGATATAAAGGAGTGTCTAAATCATCAGGTAATGCTATGGATGCCGAAGTTCTTAAAGAAAATGACCTAGGAACATTTTCATCCATAACAACATCTCCATTTACATCTAATACAGGTAATCCATTTGCATCTAAACGTGGTCTTGTAACCACATTTCTAGAATCACTCATGTCTAATGGTTCATTTCTATACAATAGATTTAACCAAGTTGCAGGATATAAACTTCTATATCCTCCTGGAGTTCCTGCAGGTGCAAATGTAAAATTAAGTGGACTAGATGTTTGTGCTTCTTCAAAAGCATTTAATTCAGAATTATATTTTAAAGAATATGCTATTTCTAAAATAGACTCTTCATTAAACTCATCTTTAGTTGTAAAATTACTTCCAATTTCTGGTGTTAAGCTATAATTATAATCTTCGATAACTGATTTAAAATAAGTGGCAGCTCTTTCGTAATCACCATCATACAAATAACTTTTTCCTAATAAAGCCGCTACGGCTCCTTTTGTAATTCTACCTAGTTCATTATCTTCATACTCTTCTTTTGTAGGTAAATTATCTAAAGCAAATTCAAAATCCTCTAAATAAAATTCCTGTACTTTATCTTCAGAACTTAAAGGTTGGTAAAATTCAGATTCATTTTCTGGAACAAAATCTATAATAACTACAGAACCATTATTAAAACCACTGTGTAGGTAAAAATAAAACAGTCCTCTTAAAGCTCTTGCCTGTGCTAATATTTTTAATGCGTACTCTTCTGATTCTGCATTTTGGAAAGTTCCCATTAAATTATGAGTAGCCTCAATTACTTGGTTTGCTCTAAAAATTCCTTCATACAATGCTGACCACTTTGAATTTGGTGCATCAGCAGAATTGTTAAATGTTTGTAAATAATAGTCATTTGTTGTACTAGGTCTTCCAAAACCAGGGTAGGTCATATCACTCCTATTATACTCGTCACTTGTTCTTAAAACACTTCCGTTTTTAAGAGCATTGTATACTGATGTTAATCCATTATCTAAATCCCCTATTGTTTTCCAAAAACTATCAGTAGATATATTGTTTGGATTTTTTTCTTCTAAAAAACTATCACTACATGCAAAACATGTCATCATTAAGATAGTTAGAAGTACTGTTTTTTTAAATATTATATTTATCATAATTCTTAATATTTCTTATTAGTCTTTAGTTTATCTATTTTCATTGTATATAGTATTTAAAATGCTAATTGAATACCTAATCTGAAACTTGAACTAATAGGATAATTACCCCTATCTAAACCTCTTGTTGCCAAACTATTGTTACCCACTTCTGGATCAAAACCAGTATACTTGGTAATTGTTAATGGGTTTTGGGCTGATATATACAATCTAATTTTAGAAATACCATTTCTAGTAAGCACCGACTTAGGCAAAGAATATCCAAGAGCAATATTTCTTAATCTGGCAAACGAAGCATCTTCTAACCAAAAATCTGTATACCCTCTGTAATTTGCATGGGCTGCTCCTCTATTTGTAGGATAGTTAGATGTTGGGTTTTGTGGAGACCATTGATACAATAAATCTTGATGTGTTCCTGTTTTATAAGAAAATGCTCTACTACCATTCATTACCTCTGCCCCAAAAGAAGCATACCACTGCATAGAAAAATCAAAGTTTTTGTATTGAGCTCCAAAATTAAGTCCCATTTCAAACTCTGGCGTACCACTTCCTGCGTACTTTCTATCTTCAACTCCTAAAGTACCATTCCCCACATCAGCAATCCCATCACCATTTGAATCTACAGTTGGTTGATCTACATATCTTAAATCTCCTAAGTTTCCAGTACCTCCAACTAATAAATTATACTCATCTAACTCTTCTTGAGTTTTAATAATACCATCAGTTTCATATAAAAAGAATGCACCGGCTTCATAACCTTCTGCTATTACTGTTACTAAATCTTCATTATTAATACCTTGAACTACCTCACTGTTATTTAAATATT
Above is a genomic segment from Wenyingzhuangia fucanilytica containing:
- a CDS encoding DUF2264 domain-containing protein; its protein translation is MRIFKFYFLLITLGLGGFSIEAQSIDPTSVRDKMQRVANWQIEHFRDTYSGRKKPHHIADWTNGALYVGMVEYAKMAKDDQYWNWLKNIGEQQKWELHWRKYMADDHTIGQMYLELFRKYGDTTMIKSTKDRFDYIMANPSTQPITLDNYKHMERWTWCDALFMAPPIWAKLSNITGDKKYSDWMLKEYDATKEHLFDKEEHLFYRDNSFMSKRDHGKKIFWSRGNGWVFGGLTLLMDEYEPGSKEYEYFKSIYLKMAKKLIAIQTQEGHWAMSLLNQDVYKTPETSGTAFFTFGLAWGVNNGLLDDATYRPHIEKAWNCLISHINKDGMLGYVQPIGAGPDKSFKNETEVYGAGAFLAAGSQVYKMVGGQPIFQISEPDYIKSPKTGMTRKHWKDAALYMLEGAFSYIHSNNDPLKFPKIGNVAYPRWESQVPVEQLEGLCRTLFVASPLLKENPDLNINGIKIAEYYRQNMINLIDSNHPSFIKDKEGKWPGQTLVEFGALSMSMFVIPEVLWDPLSQEQKDILAKKMISYADGPTVPSNWKFFNIFILSFFKDQGYQVNETLLVDYLNKSLEHYRGDGWYNDNPAYDYYSMWAFQMYGPVWSQVFGKKYYPEIADKFKENFLPMAENYPYMFSEDGKMIAWGRSISYRFASVSPFPLLGFYEADIENANWGGYRRTASGVLLQFLQHPKFMKDRIPTLGFYGLFDPATQPYSCRGSVFWMAKSFLSLLSPEDSKFWNEVENNGVWENELKNTTTTNRFYEGSKIMVTNYKNIGASEIRAWCYVPRKDLKQEFRSSENYNKLSYNSAFPWQADNAKGVASMSYVFKTNIKETPYESGHLYRFNKFKNGVYYRKLNSEYIDGVTLQLADIPLDNGILRVDKIQSDKKVAFSLGNYALPDIHGGIKTYVKKRNKKEIHIIDNGVYQLATVPVLGWDSINSIKSTDIHPESKESMVTNVSKTYLPSDKNKVFVTAFLWKKSGEQFTDDELMVVKKVKVKKDNITITHTNNTKTNVSY
- a CDS encoding T9SS type A sorting domain-containing protein — translated: MKKIILSAVMATTMMTQAQYVQNFESTPTTNDYLIGNNGPAATPKMIGSWEVNPEKSGINTSDNCIKDLEEAEAKSWAYPVIEFGTGGFIMDATNGKYLKIKILSTNKTDFSMTLSPRIGGVLTPVTQTFNGVTLNTWFEAIFDYSTEADGYVSRLDFYFDKNEGVYYIDDLTQTTATTLGTKNNELSEVLVYPNPANNTISISGNNNIESIAIYDVLGKEVLAFNSNTNLDISSLMSGIYILKTNNGSIQRFVKK
- a CDS encoding RagB/SusD family nutrient uptake outer membrane protein, producing MTCFACSDSFLEEKNPNNISTDSFWKTIGDLDNGLTSVYNALKNGSVLRTSDEYNRSDMTYPGFGRPSTTNDYYLQTFNNSADAPNSKWSALYEGIFRANQVIEATHNLMGTFQNAESEEYALKILAQARALRGLFYFYLHSGFNNGSVVIIDFVPENESEFYQPLSSEDKVQEFYLEDFEFALDNLPTKEEYEDNELGRITKGAVAALLGKSYLYDGDYERAATYFKSVIEDYNYSLTPEIGSNFTTKDEFNEESILEIAYSLKYNSELNAFEEAQTSSPLNFTFAPAGTPGGYRSLYPATWLNLLYRNEPLDMSDSRNVVTRPRLDANGLPVLDVNGDVVMDENVPRSFSLRTSASIALPDDLDTPLYQLSSAQGAQYNNGEHSYWRKYTNWDITDSERNISSTTPRSGVNIRVIRLADIYLMYAECLIKGGTDGSGVTEALKYINRVRRRSAVQLLGTTSSSEYPLNDHDNKVYTASELMEHLMYVERPLELSAEGNAIRFLDLRRWGIIKQRFEEISIKRYVSENYKYEKIPETGKEFGESGTKFDALIMEYDGTNGTPFTKWDNEHAEAANNYNENNHSYWPIPSSEITANPRLYDTP